From one Flavobacteriales bacterium genomic stretch:
- the sufB gene encoding Fe-S cluster assembly protein SufB — translation MAQDTDDILREVTEKEYAYGFITNIESDKAAKGLNEDIVRFISAKKNEPEWMLEWRLEAFRLWQKMEEPEWAHIRYPKIDYQNAYYYSAPKKKPTLNSLDEADPELVKTFEKLGISLEEQKRLVGVAVDVVFDSVSVKTTFRETLKEKGIIFCSFSDAVQEHPDLVRKYLGSVVPRTDNYFAALNSAVFSDGSFCYIPPGVRCPMELSTYFRINEAMTGQFERTLLIADEGAYVSYLEGCTAPIRDEHQLHAAVVELVALKDAEIKYSTVQNWYPGDKEGKGGIYNFVTKRGLCLGENSKISWTQVETGSAITWKYPSCVLKGDNSIGEFYSVAVTNNRQQADTGTKMVHIGKGTKSTIVSKGISAGLSNNSYRGLVKIGRGAKGARNFSQCDSLLLGDRCGAHTFPYIESENPSAMVEHEATTSKIGEDQIFYLNQRGIETEKAVSLIVNGYCKEVLNQLPMEFAVEAQKLLAVSLEGSVG, via the coding sequence ATGGCCCAAGACACCGACGATATCCTCCGCGAGGTCACCGAGAAGGAGTACGCTTACGGCTTCATCACCAACATCGAGAGTGATAAGGCCGCTAAGGGCCTGAACGAGGACATCGTGCGCTTCATCAGCGCCAAGAAGAACGAGCCCGAGTGGATGCTCGAATGGCGCCTGGAGGCCTTCCGCCTCTGGCAGAAGATGGAGGAGCCCGAGTGGGCGCACATCCGCTATCCCAAGATCGACTACCAGAACGCCTACTACTACAGCGCGCCGAAGAAGAAGCCCACGCTCAACAGCCTGGATGAAGCAGACCCCGAGCTGGTGAAGACCTTCGAGAAGCTGGGCATCAGCCTGGAAGAGCAGAAGCGCCTCGTGGGCGTAGCCGTGGATGTGGTGTTCGACAGCGTGAGCGTGAAGACCACCTTCCGCGAGACGTTAAAGGAGAAAGGCATCATCTTCTGCTCGTTCAGCGATGCCGTGCAGGAGCACCCTGATCTGGTGAGGAAGTACCTCGGCAGCGTGGTGCCGCGCACGGACAACTACTTCGCAGCGCTCAACAGCGCCGTGTTCAGCGATGGCAGCTTCTGCTACATCCCGCCGGGCGTGCGCTGCCCCATGGAGCTCAGCACCTACTTCCGCATCAACGAGGCCATGACCGGCCAGTTCGAGCGCACGCTGCTGATCGCTGATGAAGGTGCGTACGTGAGCTACCTCGAAGGCTGCACCGCCCCCATCCGCGACGAGCACCAGCTGCATGCCGCCGTGGTGGAACTGGTGGCACTCAAGGATGCGGAGATCAAGTACAGCACCGTCCAGAATTGGTACCCCGGCGATAAGGAGGGCAAGGGCGGCATCTACAACTTCGTCACCAAGCGTGGCCTCTGCCTGGGCGAGAACAGCAAGATCAGCTGGACGCAGGTGGAGACCGGCAGCGCCATCACCTGGAAGTATCCCAGCTGCGTGCTCAAGGGCGATAACAGTATCGGCGAGTTCTACAGCGTGGCCGTGACGAACAACCGCCAGCAGGCCGACACCGGCACCAAGATGGTCCACATCGGCAAGGGCACCAAGAGCACCATCGTGAGCAAGGGCATCAGCGCGGGCCTCAGCAACAACAGTTACCGCGGCTTGGTGAAGATCGGACGCGGCGCGAAGGGCGCACGCAACTTCAGCCAGTGCGATTCACTGCTGCTCGGCGACCGCTGCGGCGCGCACACCTTCCCCTACATCGAGAGCGAGAACCCCAGCGCGATGGTGGAACACGAGGCCACCACGAGCAAGATCGGCGAGGATCAGATCTTCTATCTCAACCAGCGTGGCATCGAAACGGAGAAGGCCGTGAGCCTGATCGTGAACGGCTACTGCAAGGAAGTGCTTAATCAGTTGCCGATGGAGTTCGCAGTGGAGGCGCAGAAGCTCCTTGCTGTGTCGT
- a CDS encoding iron-sulfur cluster assembly accessory protein, with product MIKVSEPAKAEVIKLLGQEGRGPDHFVRVGVKGGGCSGLMYDLDFDNEMKDGDKVFEDNGVKVVVDKKSLLYLLGTTLDFSGGLNGKGFQFVNPNANRTCGCGESFSI from the coding sequence ATGATCAAAGTCTCCGAGCCCGCTAAGGCGGAAGTCATCAAACTCCTTGGGCAAGAGGGCCGTGGCCCCGACCACTTTGTGCGCGTAGGTGTGAAGGGCGGCGGCTGCTCCGGCCTGATGTACGACCTGGACTTCGACAACGAGATGAAGGACGGCGATAAGGTCTTCGAGGACAATGGCGTCAAGGTGGTGGTTGACAAGAAGAGCCTGCTCTACCTGCTCGGCACCACCCTCGACTTCAGCGGTGGCCTCAACGGCAAGGGCTTCCAATTCGTGAACCCCAACGCCAACCGGACCTGCGGGTGCGGGGAGAGCTTCAGCATCTGA
- the dinB gene encoding DNA polymerase IV, with amino-acid sequence MKNSERTILHLDLNTFFVSVERLREPKLNGKPVLIGADSDRGVVASCSYEARAYGVRSAMPMRMAKQLCPEAIILRGDSGAYLKKSDEVTEIIRAHVPLFEKSSVDEFYADLSGTDKFHGSRKLAAELRQRIIKESGLPNSFGMSINKTVSKVATGEAKNGAGEWYVERGTEKPFLAPMPIERIPGVGEKTAHLLRSMGVAKIHTMQELPIDLMQRLLGEHGPVLWRKANGIDDSPVIAWHERKSISTERTFERDTIDVVKLKGMLTAMAESLAFQLRKGQKLTSCVAVKIRYADFNTHLKQQRIGYTACDHIILPIIHDLFRTLYDRRQRIRLIGVRFSHLVGGGHQMNAFTDTEEAMNLYQAMDKVRKRFGDRTVMRAAGMGAKSIGRMDDPFDGQAPVLLANRRT; translated from the coding sequence ATGAAGAACAGCGAACGAACCATCCTGCACCTCGACCTGAATACCTTCTTCGTTTCGGTGGAACGCCTGCGCGAGCCGAAGCTGAACGGCAAGCCCGTGCTGATCGGCGCCGACAGCGACCGCGGCGTGGTGGCCAGTTGCAGCTACGAGGCACGGGCTTATGGCGTGCGCAGCGCGATGCCGATGAGGATGGCCAAGCAGTTGTGCCCGGAGGCGATCATCCTGCGGGGCGACAGCGGCGCGTACCTGAAGAAGAGCGACGAGGTCACCGAGATCATCCGCGCGCATGTTCCGCTATTCGAGAAGAGCAGCGTGGACGAGTTCTATGCGGACCTGAGCGGCACCGACAAGTTCCACGGCAGCCGCAAGCTGGCGGCGGAGCTGCGGCAACGCATCATCAAAGAGAGCGGCCTGCCGAACAGCTTCGGCATGAGCATCAACAAAACGGTAAGCAAGGTGGCCACCGGCGAGGCGAAGAACGGCGCGGGCGAATGGTACGTGGAGCGCGGCACGGAGAAGCCCTTCCTGGCGCCGATGCCGATCGAGCGCATCCCCGGCGTGGGCGAGAAGACAGCGCACCTGCTCCGCAGCATGGGCGTGGCGAAGATCCACACCATGCAGGAGCTGCCGATCGATCTGATGCAACGCCTGCTGGGCGAGCATGGCCCCGTGCTCTGGCGCAAGGCCAACGGGATCGATGACAGTCCGGTGATCGCGTGGCACGAGCGCAAGAGCATCAGCACGGAGCGCACCTTCGAGCGCGACACCATCGATGTGGTGAAGCTGAAGGGCATGCTCACCGCCATGGCCGAGAGCCTCGCCTTCCAACTGCGCAAAGGGCAGAAGCTCACCAGTTGCGTGGCGGTGAAGATCCGCTATGCCGATTTCAACACGCACCTGAAGCAGCAGCGCATCGGCTACACGGCATGCGACCACATCATCCTGCCGATCATCCACGATCTGTTCCGCACGCTGTACGATCGGCGGCAACGCATCCGCCTCATCGGCGTGCGCTTCAGCCACCTCGTGGGCGGCGGCCACCAGATGAATGCCTTCACGGACACCGAGGAGGCCATGAACCTTTACCAGGCCATGGACAAGGTGCGCAAGCGCTTCGGCGATCGAACCGTGATGCGCGCCGCAGGCATGGGCGCCAAGAGCATCGGAAGGATGGATGACCCTTTCGATGGGCAGGCGCCGGTGCTGCTGGCGAATAGGAGGACGTAG
- a CDS encoding T9SS type A sorting domain-containing protein — translation MKALCTLLATSVILSTDLVAQTFSNTTAAACNTWDSGNAYTGFQRTIAVAALPTPLGASGTVLRQVNLQLGTAACKGNLSTYYARIVSPAGTVIQLFGPFTTTSTSQWMNIKFRDDIALERVRDYSTTTQQGYHPWNVGYYRTDAVNAFTTVNGEDPNGNWTFQLAENTTSEVSFERVELVFGPPIVVTDVTGASGNDFCSGATCIDGLSVIRGTNLAYPPLDPFYPGDVVGGCGWNGANNNSGWYRFVASGTTANITVSGMVNTTGTGTADMQLVVVQQTNPICSGPPTLVPTGGCPDPPGVNNTSYAAPNGGVGTMANVYLNGITANCEFNLSGLTAGNSYYLIIDGNGGLSSTFYIEMPSGGIDCNILLPVTWTAFNVECEMGNRRISWTVATQQDNDHFEVERSLDGSSWNVFATVPGEGNTQTAMSYEVLDDNSDILFEQPLIYYRVKQVDVNGNFSFTPVEASSCSVLVYPNPASDHIIVAVPFAGADVQLVDAIGRVVEVRKAQGTTIRMDIGDLASGYYAVQLLSSGEMLGSAVVVKF, via the coding sequence ATGAAAGCCCTTTGCACCCTTTTGGCGACCTCGGTGATCCTGAGCACGGATCTCGTGGCACAGACGTTCTCGAACACCACAGCAGCTGCCTGCAACACGTGGGATTCGGGGAATGCCTACACGGGTTTTCAACGGACCATCGCAGTGGCCGCCCTGCCTACGCCGTTGGGCGCTTCAGGAACGGTCTTGCGCCAAGTGAACCTGCAACTGGGCACTGCGGCGTGCAAAGGCAACCTGTCCACCTACTACGCCCGCATCGTATCACCTGCGGGTACTGTCATCCAGTTGTTCGGACCGTTCACCACGACGAGCACGAGCCAATGGATGAACATCAAGTTCCGCGATGATATCGCCTTGGAACGTGTCCGCGACTACAGCACGACCACGCAACAGGGCTACCACCCGTGGAACGTAGGCTACTACCGCACCGATGCGGTCAATGCGTTCACCACGGTGAACGGGGAAGACCCGAACGGCAACTGGACCTTCCAATTGGCTGAGAACACGACATCCGAGGTCTCGTTCGAACGTGTTGAACTCGTCTTCGGGCCACCCATCGTCGTGACCGATGTGACCGGTGCCTCGGGAAACGATTTCTGCAGCGGCGCCACCTGTATCGATGGATTGTCCGTGATCCGCGGAACGAACCTCGCTTATCCGCCACTGGATCCCTTTTACCCGGGCGATGTGGTAGGTGGCTGTGGTTGGAACGGTGCGAACAACAATAGCGGATGGTACCGCTTCGTCGCATCCGGAACCACAGCGAACATCACTGTGAGCGGCATGGTGAACACCACCGGTACAGGCACGGCGGACATGCAACTGGTCGTGGTCCAGCAGACCAACCCCATCTGCTCCGGTCCTCCGACCCTAGTGCCGACGGGAGGCTGTCCGGACCCCCCCGGTGTGAACAATACATCCTATGCCGCGCCGAACGGTGGTGTTGGTACAATGGCCAATGTTTACTTGAACGGGATCACTGCGAATTGCGAGTTCAACCTCTCGGGGCTTACGGCCGGGAACAGCTATTACCTGATTATCGATGGGAACGGTGGTTTGTCATCCACCTTCTACATCGAGATGCCGAGTGGCGGGATCGACTGCAACATCCTGCTTCCGGTCACGTGGACGGCATTCAACGTGGAATGCGAGATGGGCAACCGGCGGATCTCCTGGACCGTGGCCACCCAGCAGGACAATGACCATTTCGAAGTGGAGCGCAGTCTGGACGGCTCCTCTTGGAATGTGTTCGCTACTGTTCCCGGGGAAGGGAACACGCAAACGGCCATGTCCTATGAAGTGCTGGACGACAACAGCGACATCCTATTCGAACAGCCGCTGATCTATTACCGGGTGAAACAAGTGGACGTGAACGGGAACTTCAGCTTCACACCGGTCGAGGCGAGCAGTTGTTCCGTGTTGGTGTACCCCAATCCGGCGAGCGATCACATCATTGTGGCGGTTCCCTTCGCCGGTGCGGATGTGCAGCTGGTGGACGCCATCGGCCGGGTGGTGGAAGTGCGCAAGGCGCAAGGCACCACCATCCGGATGGACATCGGTGATCTGGCCTCCGGTTATTATGCTGTGCAACTGCTCTCATCCGGTGAGATGCTGGGCTCGGCCGTGGTGGTCAAGTTCTGA
- a CDS encoding SBBP repeat-containing protein has protein sequence MRSILIPFLLLHLPLFAQQWNWAADAGGGGNTDFCYGIATDSQGNAYWVGSASGTADFGCGTLTPGNTIAGVIAKYDANGVCQWVRGITTSFYDAWVYGIAIDAEDRIYITGSCQGTTNFGNGISLSGSGSSDDWFTARYDADGNCVWAKRITNSTTSSEGRSIALDHDGNLYVTGFAGGTSFTFEPIAVSTGSFQRQAVIVKYDSTGTALWAKSTTGTGVPKSARGITVAGDRLFITGQIGYAPAFYDNIQITPTNSLNLYVLACDLGGNGLWARSYGNGDHEGFSIAADTLGNVFVVGRLWGDLFLPDDTLSSASSNDDMLIMGLSQDGDYRWAQRAGSTQRDIGWDVIADGLGNAYVATHFQQSITFFGQSFSALGSEDALIAKIEADGDLVWAQRPSGFLRDIPLCIHRQEEAPHELYFGGYYFGPITYGGTTLTDMGNGDAMIVSGIDTTFDVSAWASTVCPGACNGEAVAFCNGEAPFTFLWNTGATTQDIEALCPGEYIVEVTDAIGEVRVDTVYVNEVADPGFTVQANGSTLSIIGGVAYEWYFNDEVILDSDTSSIEADANGDYHAMVTTLEGCVFSSDTLAYIGMGLRDASATEAMSLYPSPASDQISIRTARPVTRLWIVTALGEIVPMQYDGTSKIDVSTLAPGLFFLRAELNDGRVAGGTFVKD, from the coding sequence ATGCGAAGTATCCTGATTCCATTCCTCCTCTTGCACTTGCCATTGTTCGCACAGCAATGGAACTGGGCCGCCGATGCCGGCGGTGGCGGCAACACCGACTTCTGCTATGGCATCGCCACGGACAGCCAGGGCAACGCGTACTGGGTGGGAAGCGCGAGCGGCACAGCGGATTTCGGCTGCGGCACGCTCACACCGGGCAACACCATAGCAGGCGTAATCGCCAAGTATGATGCGAACGGCGTTTGCCAATGGGTGCGCGGCATCACCACCAGCTTCTACGATGCATGGGTCTATGGCATCGCCATCGATGCAGAGGACCGCATCTACATCACCGGCAGTTGCCAGGGCACCACCAACTTCGGCAATGGCATCAGTCTGAGCGGCTCTGGCAGTTCAGATGACTGGTTCACCGCGCGTTACGATGCGGATGGCAATTGTGTCTGGGCGAAGCGCATCACCAACAGCACGACCTCATCAGAGGGCCGCAGCATCGCCTTGGATCATGATGGCAATCTCTACGTCACTGGCTTTGCAGGCGGCACCAGCTTCACCTTCGAACCCATAGCGGTGAGCACCGGCAGTTTCCAGCGCCAGGCCGTGATCGTGAAGTACGACAGCACCGGCACCGCGCTCTGGGCAAAGAGCACCACGGGCACCGGCGTTCCGAAGAGCGCGCGCGGCATTACCGTGGCCGGGGACCGGCTCTTCATCACCGGGCAGATCGGCTACGCGCCTGCGTTCTATGACAACATCCAGATCACACCCACCAACTCGCTCAACCTGTACGTGCTCGCCTGCGACCTTGGTGGCAACGGCCTTTGGGCGCGCAGCTATGGCAACGGCGATCATGAAGGCTTCAGCATCGCGGCCGATACGCTCGGCAATGTCTTCGTGGTGGGCCGCTTGTGGGGCGACCTCTTCCTGCCGGATGACACGCTCAGTTCTGCGAGCAGCAACGACGACATGCTGATCATGGGCCTCAGCCAGGACGGTGATTACCGCTGGGCGCAGCGCGCAGGCTCCACCCAACGCGACATCGGTTGGGACGTTATCGCCGATGGCCTCGGCAATGCCTACGTGGCCACTCACTTCCAGCAGAGCATTACCTTCTTCGGACAGTCTTTCAGCGCACTCGGCAGTGAGGATGCGCTCATCGCCAAGATCGAAGCGGATGGCGATCTGGTTTGGGCGCAACGACCTAGCGGCTTCCTGCGCGACATCCCGCTCTGCATCCACAGGCAGGAAGAGGCGCCGCACGAGCTCTACTTCGGCGGTTACTACTTCGGGCCGATCACCTACGGCGGCACCACGCTCACGGATATGGGCAATGGCGATGCGATGATCGTCTCCGGCATCGACACCACATTCGATGTGAGCGCGTGGGCGAGCACCGTATGCCCCGGCGCATGCAATGGTGAAGCGGTCGCTTTCTGCAATGGGGAAGCCCCCTTCACCTTCCTCTGGAACACGGGGGCGACCACACAGGACATCGAGGCCCTCTGTCCGGGTGAGTACATCGTGGAAGTGACCGATGCCATTGGGGAAGTACGTGTCGATACCGTGTACGTCAACGAAGTGGCGGATCCCGGCTTCACTGTGCAGGCGAACGGGAGCACGCTTTCAATCATCGGTGGCGTCGCGTACGAATGGTACTTCAACGACGAGGTGATCCTGGATTCCGACACCTCCAGCATCGAGGCCGACGCGAATGGCGACTATCACGCAATGGTCACCACCCTTGAGGGTTGCGTCTTCAGCAGCGACACGCTCGCATACATCGGCATGGGGCTTCGCGACGCATCGGCTACCGAAGCAATGAGCCTGTATCCTTCACCCGCCTCCGATCAGATCAGCATTCGCACCGCGAGACCGGTTACACGGCTGTGGATCGTGACTGCGCTCGGCGAGATCGTGCCAATGCAATACGACGGAACGAGCAAGATCGATGTAAGCACGCTTGCTCCAGGCCTTTTCTTCCTGCGGGCGGAATTGAATGATGGGAGAGTGGCTGGCGGGACGTTCGTGAAGGACTAG
- a CDS encoding DNA polymerase III subunit alpha, translating to MFLNCHSWFSFKHGVMKPEALLEEAAKTGVRSFALTDIHCSAGIPDFVRGASRFDVRPVAGIEFRQGGRLLYIGIAKSNYGFQQLNGLLSPQLLDDAPIPERAPELDEAFFVYPLARAPQQLAPNERVGIKPGDLTRLPFSPWARRMKDLVALMPVTFSAKSDFNTHRLLRTVAKNTVVSMLPKDELADPDESFRSEEEARRIYREWPRLLANAERLLEQCSIAFDGSDKTRAAFTNDMRADREKLHRDARAGLRYRYPEVTPKVLARMHHELDVIERMGFISYFLINQDIVDHARSRGFFHVGRGSGANSLVAYCLRITDVDPMELDLYFERFINPARKKPPDFDIDFSWKDRDEVYRYVFNKYNTADGNTGGIHAAQIATYTTFQWRGAIRELGKAVGLPPAEIDALSEGNHGYYARGRPSSYAKSSELDKVAKAVINYSKRLIGMPHHLGIHAGGIVITEKPVTHFTALFRPPKGFPVTQISMLECEDMGLHKFDLLSQRGLGHIRDAVELVNQASCHKPQVSSFNGGAHSVEACDLKLEHCDFRAAVDIHDIPRFKQDPAIKELLRSGNTIGCFYVESPAMRMLLKKLAVDDYLGLVAASSIIRPGVAESGMMREYLLRHNDPERRKLAPKRLLEIMPETYGVMVYQEDVIRVVHLYGGLDLEESDTVRRGMNIRYRDRPEFKVVEQKFFANCKAFGYPPGEAEEVWRQIQSFASFSFAKGHSASYAVESYQSLYLKAHHPLEFLVGVANNFGGFYRTEFYLHEAKRAGAVIEAPCINTSEELCSLVNGERRHSPFTNSHSPVKPRIFLGLGNIKSLKGDTVQLILSERSRHGHFADLQDLLKRVPLGIEQARILIRVGALRFTGKSKPRLLWDLTLLHRPAAVSSDGDLFITRVEEPKLPDLQFYPLADAYDELELLGFPLCDPFSLVECGEWSLVNGEWKDRSLPALFTNSHSPVASSPPFILKRDMEKHIGQRVTMLGYMIHVKTTTTQSGSYMSFGSFIDTAGDFWDSTQFPSVAERYPFCGRGVYRLIGVVEEEFGHCALRTNSMEKLPWTADPRYGEK from the coding sequence ATGTTCCTCAACTGCCACAGCTGGTTCAGCTTCAAGCACGGCGTGATGAAGCCCGAGGCGCTGCTTGAGGAAGCGGCGAAGACCGGGGTGCGCTCCTTCGCGCTCACCGACATCCACTGCTCGGCGGGAATCCCAGACTTCGTGCGCGGTGCTTCGCGCTTCGATGTGCGGCCGGTGGCAGGGATCGAGTTCCGGCAGGGCGGGCGGCTGCTGTACATCGGCATCGCGAAGAGCAACTACGGCTTCCAGCAACTGAACGGATTGCTGAGCCCGCAATTGCTGGACGATGCGCCCATCCCCGAGCGTGCACCGGAACTCGACGAGGCGTTCTTCGTTTATCCCCTCGCCCGCGCACCGCAGCAGCTTGCGCCCAACGAGCGCGTGGGCATCAAGCCGGGCGATCTCACGCGCCTGCCCTTCAGCCCGTGGGCGCGCCGGATGAAGGACCTCGTGGCGCTCATGCCGGTGACCTTCAGTGCGAAGAGCGACTTCAACACGCACCGCCTGCTGCGCACCGTGGCGAAGAACACCGTGGTGAGCATGCTGCCGAAGGATGAACTGGCTGATCCCGATGAGTCTTTCCGGAGCGAGGAGGAGGCGCGCCGCATCTACCGCGAATGGCCGCGACTGCTGGCAAACGCGGAGCGCCTGCTTGAGCAGTGCAGCATCGCCTTCGATGGCAGCGACAAGACGCGCGCGGCCTTCACCAACGATATGCGCGCCGACCGCGAGAAGCTGCACCGCGATGCGCGCGCGGGCCTGCGCTACCGCTACCCGGAGGTGACGCCGAAGGTGCTGGCGCGCATGCATCACGAGCTGGACGTGATCGAGCGCATGGGCTTCATCAGCTACTTCCTCATCAACCAGGACATCGTGGACCATGCGCGCAGCCGAGGCTTCTTCCACGTGGGGCGGGGCAGCGGCGCCAACAGCCTGGTGGCCTATTGCCTGCGCATCACCGATGTGGACCCCATGGAGCTCGACCTCTACTTCGAGCGCTTCATCAACCCCGCGCGCAAGAAACCCCCCGATTTCGACATCGACTTCAGCTGGAAGGACCGCGACGAGGTGTACCGCTACGTGTTCAACAAGTACAACACAGCCGATGGCAATACGGGCGGGATCCACGCGGCGCAGATCGCCACCTACACCACCTTCCAATGGCGCGGCGCGATCCGTGAGCTGGGCAAGGCGGTGGGGCTTCCGCCGGCGGAGATCGATGCGCTGAGCGAGGGCAACCACGGCTACTACGCGCGCGGGCGGCCGAGCAGCTACGCCAAGAGCAGCGAGCTGGACAAAGTGGCGAAGGCCGTGATCAACTACAGCAAGCGACTCATCGGCATGCCTCACCATCTGGGCATCCATGCGGGCGGAATCGTGATCACGGAGAAGCCAGTCACGCATTTCACGGCGCTGTTCCGTCCGCCGAAGGGATTCCCGGTGACGCAGATCAGCATGCTGGAATGCGAGGACATGGGCCTGCACAAATTCGACCTGCTGAGCCAGAGAGGACTGGGGCATATTCGGGATGCGGTGGAGCTGGTCAATCAAGCTTCATGTCACAAGCCTCAAGTCTCAAGCTTCAATGGCGGAGCGCATTCGGTTGAAGCTTGTGACTTGAAGCTTGAGCATTGTGACTTCCGCGCAGCGGTGGACATCCACGACATCCCGCGCTTCAAGCAGGATCCCGCGATCAAGGAACTGCTGCGCAGCGGCAACACCATCGGCTGCTTCTATGTGGAGAGCCCCGCCATGCGCATGCTGTTGAAGAAGCTCGCGGTGGACGATTACCTGGGACTCGTCGCGGCGAGCAGCATCATCCGCCCCGGCGTTGCGGAGAGCGGCATGATGCGCGAGTACCTGCTGCGCCACAACGATCCCGAGCGGCGCAAGCTGGCGCCGAAGCGCCTTTTGGAGATCATGCCCGAGACCTATGGCGTGATGGTGTACCAGGAGGATGTGATCCGGGTGGTGCATCTCTATGGCGGGCTGGACCTGGAGGAATCGGACACCGTGCGGCGCGGCATGAACATCCGCTACCGCGACCGGCCGGAGTTCAAGGTGGTGGAGCAGAAGTTCTTCGCCAACTGCAAGGCCTTCGGCTATCCGCCCGGCGAGGCCGAAGAGGTGTGGCGCCAGATCCAGAGCTTCGCCAGCTTCAGCTTCGCGAAGGGCCACAGCGCCAGCTATGCGGTGGAGAGCTACCAGAGCCTCTACCTGAAGGCGCACCATCCGCTGGAGTTCCTCGTGGGCGTGGCCAACAACTTCGGCGGCTTCTACCGGACGGAGTTCTACCTGCATGAAGCGAAACGAGCGGGAGCGGTGATTGAGGCGCCGTGCATCAATACCAGTGAAGAATTGTGCTCCTTGGTGAATGGTGAGCGCCGCCATTCGCCATTCACCAACTCCCATTCACCTGTGAAGCCCCGCATCTTCCTCGGCCTCGGCAACATCAAGAGCCTCAAGGGCGACACCGTGCAGCTGATCCTGAGCGAGCGCAGCCGACATGGCCACTTCGCCGATCTGCAGGACCTCTTGAAGCGCGTGCCGCTGGGCATCGAGCAAGCGCGCATCCTCATTCGCGTGGGCGCCTTGCGCTTCACCGGCAAGAGCAAGCCGCGGTTGCTGTGGGACCTCACGCTGCTGCACCGCCCCGCCGCGGTCTCAAGCGATGGCGACCTCTTCATCACCCGCGTGGAGGAGCCCAAGCTTCCCGACCTGCAGTTCTATCCGCTCGCCGATGCCTACGATGAGCTGGAGCTGCTCGGCTTCCCGCTGTGCGATCCGTTCTCGTTGGTGGAGTGCGGTGAATGGTCATTGGTGAATGGCGAATGGAAGGACCGCTCGCTGCCAGCCCTATTCACCAACTCCCATTCACCAGTCGCCTCTTCCCCTCCCTTCATCCTCAAGCGCGACATGGAGAAGCACATCGGCCAGCGCGTGACGATGCTCGGCTACATGATCCACGTGAAGACCACCACCACGCAATCGGGGAGCTACATGAGCTTCGGTTCATTCATCGATACGGCAGGCGACTTCTGGGACAGCACGCAGTTCCCCAGCGTGGCGGAGCGCTACCCCTTCTGCGGCCGTGGCGTCTATCGGCTCATTGGCGTGGTGGAGGAGGAATTCGGGCATTGCGCGCTGCGCACCAACAGCATGGAGAAGCTGCCGTGGACGGCGGATCCGAGGTATGGGGAGAAGTGA
- the thiL gene encoding thiamine-phosphate kinase yields MSDTPSRTELSALGEFGLIERIAARVALQHASSVRGIGDDAAVIDPQGLHQVVTTDMLVEGIHFDLGYVPLKHLGYKAVVVNVSDVYAMNAVPRQVTVSLALSNRFPVEAIDELYDGILLACRNYGVDLVGGDTCSSPSGLVISVAAIGEAKKEGIVYRSGARGNDLLVVSGDLGGAYMGLQILEREKAVFKDTGAQPDLTGHDYILERQLKPEARKDIIELLRKLEVKPTAMIDISDGLASEALHLARNSRLGVRIYDEKIPIDPATYKSARDFNLDPSTCALNGGEDYELLFTIAQSDYERIKGNPSLTVVGHMTDEASGYRLVDKQGGEHELRAQGWDAFLRRS; encoded by the coding sequence ATGTCAGACACCCCTTCCCGCACCGAGCTATCCGCCCTTGGCGAGTTCGGCCTCATCGAGCGCATCGCCGCGCGCGTTGCCCTCCAGCACGCTTCTTCGGTAAGGGGCATTGGCGATGATGCCGCCGTGATCGATCCGCAAGGGCTTCATCAAGTGGTCACCACCGATATGCTCGTGGAGGGCATCCACTTCGACCTGGGCTATGTGCCGCTGAAGCACCTCGGCTACAAGGCCGTGGTGGTGAACGTCAGCGATGTTTACGCCATGAACGCCGTGCCACGACAGGTCACGGTTTCGCTGGCGCTCAGCAATCGATTCCCCGTGGAGGCGATCGACGAGCTGTACGATGGCATCCTGCTCGCCTGCAGGAACTACGGGGTGGACCTCGTGGGCGGAGATACGTGCAGCAGTCCCAGCGGACTGGTCATCAGCGTCGCCGCCATCGGCGAGGCGAAAAAGGAGGGCATCGTGTACCGGAGTGGAGCACGTGGCAATGACCTGCTCGTGGTGAGCGGCGATCTCGGTGGCGCATACATGGGCCTCCAGATCCTGGAGCGGGAGAAAGCGGTGTTCAAGGACACTGGCGCGCAGCCCGACCTCACCGGTCACGACTACATCCTCGAACGGCAACTGAAGCCCGAGGCCCGCAAGGACATCATCGAACTTCTGCGCAAACTGGAAGTGAAGCCCACGGCCATGATCGATATCAGCGATGGGTTGGCGAGCGAAGCGCTGCATCTGGCCCGCAACTCAAGGCTCGGCGTCCGCATCTATGACGAGAAGATCCCGATTGACCCCGCAACCTACAAGTCCGCGCGCGATTTCAATCTCGACCCCAGCACCTGCGCCCTCAACGGCGGCGAGGATTACGAGCTGCTCTTCACCATCGCGCAGAGCGATTACGAGCGGATCAAGGGGAACCCGAGCCTTACCGTGGTGGGCCACATGACCGATGAAGCCAGCGGATACAGGCTGGTGGATAAGCAAGGCGGTGAGCACGAATTGCGCGCGCAGGGGTGGGATGCGTTCCTGCGGCGGAGCTAA